The following coding sequences lie in one Listeria ivanovii subsp. londoniensis genomic window:
- a CDS encoding AEC family transporter yields the protein MQFLLILLPVFGIFAIGFIGQKTLKFDIPNLSKLTLYLMSPFLAFNTFYTNPLSMDYLYLAFYIFALCLILILLVSLISFLLGYNLQDRCALILASAFMNNGNYGTPVVLLVFGAVGLDIAVVLMVLQQLAMSTIGIYFAAKGSKESDGMKTVMKKVVRMPIAYGALLGLALQLLHISLPSALMTCVKLVGDAAIPTIMIVLGMQLAVISFRRIELGKVGIALVLKLLVAPLIALGLTFILPVDEMTKQIMILLAAMPTAANTTLMAVQFDTKPDLVSSATFISTVLSIITLPIVLYFLHPVF from the coding sequence ATGCAATTTTTACTTATTTTACTTCCAGTTTTCGGGATTTTTGCAATTGGATTTATTGGCCAAAAGACATTAAAATTTGATATTCCAAACTTGTCTAAATTAACGCTTTACTTAATGTCCCCGTTTCTAGCATTTAATACTTTTTATACCAATCCACTTTCGATGGATTATCTTTATTTAGCGTTTTACATTTTTGCCCTATGTTTAATTTTAATTTTACTGGTCAGTTTGATTAGTTTTTTACTCGGTTATAATTTGCAAGATCGTTGTGCACTAATCCTAGCTAGTGCATTTATGAATAACGGTAATTACGGGACACCCGTTGTACTCCTTGTTTTTGGTGCAGTTGGGCTTGATATTGCTGTCGTTTTAATGGTTTTGCAGCAACTCGCAATGAGCACGATTGGTATATATTTTGCTGCAAAAGGTAGTAAAGAATCCGATGGTATGAAAACAGTTATGAAAAAAGTTGTTCGGATGCCGATTGCTTACGGGGCGTTGCTCGGGTTAGCACTTCAATTGCTACATATTTCACTACCATCTGCTTTAATGACTTGCGTAAAACTCGTTGGAGATGCAGCGATTCCAACAATTATGATTGTTCTTGGTATGCAGCTGGCGGTCATTTCCTTTAGAAGAATCGAGCTTGGGAAAGTAGGTATTGCCCTAGTTTTAAAATTGCTGGTTGCTCCACTAATTGCACTTGGATTAACATTTATTCTTCCGGTTGATGAGATGACCAAGCAAATTATGATTCTGCTTGCGGCAATGCCAACAGCAGCAAACACTACCCTAATGGCAGTTCAGTTTGATACGAAACCTGACTTAGTTTCTAGTGCTACTTTTATTAGTACGGTATTAAGTATTATCACACTACCTATTGTTTTATATTTCCTTCATCCAGTATTCTAA
- the psiE gene encoding phosphate-starvation-inducible protein PsiE, whose amino-acid sequence MKRLEKISSIVPILLRVTLNLALIMVGFTLTAFLIREAFTIFNNIFFLDTDVSYYYMTQDILTFFLYFEFIALIVKYFESHFHFPLRYFIYIGITAIIRFIIVDHSSATSTLILSGAILLLVAALFLANTKMLKRE is encoded by the coding sequence ATGAAACGGTTAGAAAAAATTTCTTCCATTGTCCCAATTTTACTTCGAGTGACTTTAAACTTAGCACTAATTATGGTCGGGTTTACCCTCACTGCTTTTTTAATTAGAGAGGCATTTACGATATTTAATAATATTTTCTTTTTGGACACGGATGTTTCTTATTATTATATGACACAAGATATTTTAACGTTCTTCCTTTATTTTGAGTTCATTGCATTGATTGTTAAATATTTTGAATCGCATTTCCATTTCCCATTAAGATATTTCATTTATATTGGGATTACGGCGATTATTCGCTTTATTATTGTCGATCATTCGAGTGCGACTTCTACACTCATTTTATCTGGAGCAATCTTACTTCTCGTTGCCGCACTATTTCTAGCTAATACGAAGATGTTGAAACGAGAATAA
- the hpt gene encoding hexose phosphate transporter Hpt: MSLFSLKRKNYHIPLEIQRQQWFRNFIVAFMAVFVCYLTVYLLRNNFKAAQTLLIEQNNFSTTELGMIGLAFSVAYGIGKTILGYGIDGRNAKKIMSFLLGVSAIISIIIGILLITKQATTGILFILWGANGFVQSPGGPASYSTITRWTPKLKRGKWLGFWNASHNIGGALAGIIAFWGATTFFNGGVGGMFIVPAIIALIIAIICFYIGYDEPEELGWNSAPEIFEEPEEHEESTTKDLTKFQIFRQFVINNPWVWTLCIINIFIYIVRIGIDNWAPVYCIQALGWDTKDAILTISFFEIGALLGSLSWGWLSDIMKGRRMLCSIIAVAIEFFMLIAYSQVTSVYGMFTVLFILGFLVFGPQLLIGVSVIEFVPKSALAVTNGLTGTFAYLFGDSFAKVFLGYIADPTKSGMNIFGYTLHGWGATFTIMFTALIIAGLMMIPVALKQERTIRKIS; this comes from the coding sequence ATGTCATTATTCAGTTTAAAAAGAAAGAACTATCATATCCCATTAGAAATACAAAGGCAGCAGTGGTTCAGGAACTTTATTGTTGCATTTATGGCTGTATTTGTTTGCTATTTAACAGTATACCTTCTAAGAAATAACTTTAAAGCTGCGCAGACATTATTAATTGAACAGAATAATTTCAGCACGACGGAATTAGGGATGATTGGTTTAGCTTTTTCCGTTGCATATGGAATTGGAAAAACCATATTAGGTTATGGTATTGACGGTAGAAATGCGAAAAAAATAATGAGTTTTCTACTAGGTGTTTCCGCTATTATTTCGATTATTATTGGGATTTTATTAATTACAAAACAGGCCACAACAGGGATCTTATTTATTCTTTGGGGAGCAAATGGATTTGTACAATCACCAGGGGGACCAGCCTCTTATTCAACAATTACACGTTGGACACCGAAACTGAAAAGGGGGAAATGGCTAGGTTTTTGGAATGCCTCGCACAATATAGGTGGGGCTTTGGCTGGAATTATTGCCTTTTGGGGCGCTACCACTTTTTTTAATGGTGGAGTAGGAGGAATGTTTATTGTTCCAGCTATTATTGCGCTTATTATTGCTATCATTTGCTTTTATATAGGTTATGATGAACCAGAAGAACTAGGTTGGAATTCTGCCCCCGAAATATTTGAAGAACCAGAAGAGCATGAAGAATCAACAACGAAAGATTTAACTAAATTTCAGATTTTTCGCCAATTTGTTATTAATAATCCGTGGGTTTGGACTTTATGTATAATCAATATATTCATTTATATTGTTAGAATAGGAATTGATAATTGGGCTCCAGTTTATTGTATTCAAGCTTTAGGATGGGATACGAAAGACGCAATTCTTACCATTTCTTTTTTTGAAATAGGTGCATTATTAGGTTCTTTATCGTGGGGCTGGCTTTCAGATATAATGAAAGGTCGCCGAATGCTCTGCTCTATCATTGCGGTAGCTATTGAATTCTTTATGCTAATTGCTTACTCGCAAGTAACAAGTGTTTATGGTATGTTTACGGTATTATTTATTCTAGGTTTCTTAGTATTCGGTCCTCAACTTTTAATTGGAGTTTCTGTGATAGAATTTGTCCCTAAGAGCGCTTTAGCTGTAACAAATGGTTTAACAGGAACATTTGCTTATCTATTTGGAGATTCTTTTGCAAAAGTATTCCTTGGTTATATAGCAGACCCAACTAAATCAGGTATGAATATATTTGGTTATACTTTGCACGGGTGGGGAGCTACATTCA
- a CDS encoding ABC transporter ATP-binding protein codes for MLKRFFSYYKPYRTLFIIDFGCAVIAALLELAFPVAVNHVIDTLLPGKDFGLIMTAAVALLFFYILNTFMQYVVTYFGHMLGLNIETDMRRDLFSHLQKQPFGFYDNQKTGKLMSRMTTDLFEIGEVAHHGPEDIFISIMSLFGAFFLMLNINVKLAISTFILVPILTILIVYFNKRMTKVTTKIFKDLGNFNAGVENAISGVRVVQAFANEPHENRRFALLNQAYRKSKLMFYKVMGLSFSFNYFLMRLISLFALLFGAYFTINGEISYGEFVGFILLTNVFIRPIEKINNVIESYPKGFAGFKRFLEVMDTEPTIQDKKDAVPAKDFRGDIEYNRVSFQYSDGKNVLKHINLSIKAGETVAFVGPSGAGKTTICNLLPRFYDVSDGGITIDGDDIKDVTLPSLRAQIGVVQQDVFLFSGTIRENIAYGKLDATDEEINHVIKLAHLSKVVDELPDGLDTIIGERGVKLSGGQKQRLAIARMFLKNPPILILDEATSALDTETEQVIQASLEELAEGRTTMIIAHRLATIKHADRIIVVNETGIAETGIHDELLARETGAYKRLYDAQFNTI; via the coding sequence ATTCTAAAAAGATTTTTTAGTTATTATAAACCATATCGGACACTATTTATCATAGATTTTGGATGCGCTGTTATTGCGGCCCTTTTAGAGCTTGCATTTCCTGTTGCAGTAAATCATGTGATTGATACACTGCTTCCAGGGAAAGATTTTGGGCTTATTATGACGGCCGCTGTAGCATTATTATTCTTTTACATATTGAATACTTTTATGCAGTATGTTGTTACTTATTTTGGACATATGCTTGGACTTAATATTGAAACAGATATGCGCCGTGACTTATTCAGCCATTTACAAAAACAACCTTTTGGCTTTTACGATAATCAAAAAACAGGGAAATTAATGTCACGGATGACGACAGATTTATTTGAAATTGGAGAAGTGGCGCATCACGGTCCAGAAGATATTTTCATTTCTATTATGTCATTATTCGGTGCTTTTTTCTTAATGTTGAATATAAATGTGAAATTAGCGATATCGACCTTTATTTTAGTGCCCATTTTAACGATACTAATTGTCTACTTCAACAAGCGAATGACAAAAGTAACGACGAAAATTTTTAAAGATTTAGGAAATTTCAATGCTGGAGTAGAAAATGCGATTAGCGGCGTACGAGTAGTGCAAGCTTTTGCTAATGAACCACATGAAAATCGACGTTTTGCATTACTTAATCAAGCTTATCGCAAGTCAAAATTAATGTTTTATAAAGTGATGGGTCTTAGTTTTTCGTTTAACTATTTTCTGATGCGACTGATTAGTTTATTCGCGCTTTTGTTTGGTGCTTATTTTACAATTAATGGTGAAATTTCATATGGAGAATTTGTTGGTTTCATTTTATTAACCAATGTTTTTATCCGACCAATTGAGAAAATTAATAACGTCATCGAAAGTTATCCAAAAGGATTTGCTGGTTTTAAACGTTTTCTTGAAGTAATGGACACAGAGCCTACAATTCAAGATAAAAAAGATGCCGTACCTGCAAAAGACTTTCGGGGAGACATTGAGTATAACCGAGTATCCTTTCAATATAGCGATGGGAAAAATGTATTAAAACATATTAACCTCTCTATTAAAGCGGGAGAAACAGTTGCTTTTGTTGGACCAAGTGGAGCAGGGAAAACAACTATTTGCAATTTATTACCGCGTTTTTACGATGTGTCGGATGGGGGGATTACCATCGATGGAGATGATATTAAAGATGTCACTTTGCCATCATTACGTGCGCAAATCGGTGTGGTTCAACAAGATGTTTTCTTGTTTTCAGGAACCATTCGTGAAAACATCGCATATGGAAAACTAGATGCAACCGATGAAGAAATTAATCATGTCATCAAACTCGCACATCTTTCTAAGGTCGTAGATGAATTGCCGGATGGACTCGATACGATTATTGGAGAACGCGGAGTAAAACTATCTGGTGGACAAAAACAACGCCTAGCAATTGCGAGAATGTTTTTGAAAAATCCACCTATTTTAATTTTAGATGAGGCAACTTCTGCTTTAGATACGGAGACAGAACAAGTTATTCAAGCATCTTTAGAAGAGCTAGCAGAGGGAAGAACAACCATGATCATTGCGCATCGTTTAGCGACAATTAAGCATGCGGATCGAATTATTGTTGTTAATGAAACTGGAATTGCAGAAACCGGCATCCATGACGAACTTTTAGCTAGGGAGACAGGTGCATATAAGAGATTATACGATGCTCAATTTAATACGATTTAA
- a CDS encoding internalin N-terminal domain-containing protein, translating into MELTAKKNWMKIWLLVVVAVCLCGFKLDVSASEVTETYPLPAPIIDAFPDEDIANWVALATGKDSVDDVITQDDLDGITHLTMEGVHLTGEQLSVFNNEVFPNMKGLTIDDGRIGALPVFTAFPNIEQMILVDDYVTSFPDANYPSLTNVDLSQNDFSDAFPMFIGMDALQNINLFDCNITNVPLDAWSNLQHIGENDNMANLSGNHITEIPDSFYFNEKMDFPITALNEIYTFEPITIQQGEAYSIYLPIVNQFTEQAEISLMGEFLIDGTSQGINVLAPTDYYVPIPTEALTTGIHNIELYVQDYYGSHFSGKYSITVTVE; encoded by the coding sequence ATGGAGTTAACAGCGAAGAAAAATTGGATGAAAATATGGTTGTTGGTTGTTGTCGCGGTTTGTTTATGTGGATTTAAGCTAGATGTTAGTGCCAGTGAAGTAACAGAAACGTATCCATTACCTGCACCAATTATTGATGCCTTTCCAGATGAAGATATTGCTAACTGGGTTGCACTGGCCACTGGGAAAGATAGTGTGGATGATGTGATTACACAAGATGATTTAGATGGGATTACACATTTAACAATGGAAGGCGTTCATTTGACAGGAGAACAATTGAGTGTTTTCAATAACGAGGTTTTTCCAAATATGAAAGGATTAACGATTGATGATGGAAGAATTGGAGCATTACCAGTTTTTACAGCTTTTCCGAACATTGAACAAATGATTTTGGTTGATGACTATGTTACATCTTTTCCGGATGCTAATTACCCAAGTTTAACCAATGTAGATTTAAGTCAAAATGATTTTAGCGATGCTTTTCCGATGTTTATTGGTATGGATGCATTGCAAAATATAAATTTATTTGATTGTAATATTACGAATGTTCCGCTTGATGCATGGAGTAACTTACAACATATTGGTGAAAATGACAATATGGCTAATTTGTCTGGAAATCATATAACAGAAATTCCGGATAGTTTCTATTTTAATGAGAAAATGGATTTTCCAATCACCGCTTTAAATGAAATCTACACGTTTGAACCGATTACTATTCAACAAGGAGAGGCCTATTCCATATACCTTCCAATCGTGAATCAGTTCACTGAACAAGCTGAAATTAGCCTCATGGGGGAATTTCTAATAGATGGAACCAGTCAGGGAATAAACGTATTAGCACCAACCGATTATTACGTCCCTATCCCCACAGAAGCTTTAACAACTGGGATTCATAATATCGAACTATATGTACAAGATTATTATGGTAGTCATTTCTCGGGTAAGTATTCAATTACTGTAACCGTAGAATAG